One window of the Methanomassiliicoccaceae archaeon DOK genome contains the following:
- a CDS encoding methyltransferase domain-containing protein: MELTENIRKYWDLRSRGFSESVIYEISTGESEKTLELLESMGVAAGDSILDVGCGPGYFALALARSRVHVTGIDFSEDMIEKARTNASKYNSDARFVVMDAQKMSFPDDTFDHVVSRNVLWNLTRPEDAYSEIFRVLKPGGSAGILDGNFYLMDKETSGHHTHDQDCHSRFNRGEVDFSIIERLAKDLPLSSVERPAWDVSVLGKMHECSSVEVRFLKHSDDGCSPPSSFAIIARKVMR, translated from the coding sequence ATGGAACTGACAGAGAATATCAGGAAGTATTGGGATCTCCGGAGCAGAGGTTTCTCGGAATCTGTTATCTACGAGATTTCAACAGGAGAGTCGGAAAAAACCCTCGAACTCCTGGAATCGATGGGTGTAGCTGCCGGAGACAGCATCCTGGATGTGGGATGCGGACCAGGGTATTTTGCTCTCGCCCTAGCAAGATCCAGAGTACATGTCACGGGAATCGATTTCTCCGAAGACATGATCGAAAAAGCTCGCACAAACGCTTCGAAATACAACTCCGATGCACGCTTCGTTGTAATGGACGCACAGAAGATGAGCTTTCCAGACGACACGTTCGACCACGTGGTAAGCAGGAACGTTCTGTGGAACCTCACACGTCCAGAGGATGCGTATTCTGAGATCTTCAGGGTATTGAAGCCCGGCGGTTCTGCGGGCATCCTTGACGGGAACTTCTACCTGATGGACAAGGAAACGTCCGGACATCATACCCATGACCAGGACTGTCACAGTCGCTTCAACAGGGGAGAGGTGGATTTCTCAATCATCGAACGTCTGGCGAAGGACCTGCCACTCAGCTCCGTCGAACGCCCAGCGTGGGATGTGAGCGTCCTAGGCAAGATGCACGAGTGCTCATCGGTGGAGGTGAGATTCCTCAAACACTCCGATGATGGATGTTCTCCGCCATCGTCATTCGCCATAATCGCCAGAAAGGTGATGCGATGA
- a CDS encoding iron chelate uptake ABC transporter family permease subunit, producing the protein MNPEETSSDMETEYHRYVYRKIVFILGCVLAMFLVLGYAATIGSSGISTLDVYRDIWYHFVDPSKLDTTIDWIVFTNRLPRIATGLVAGISLGVAGAAMQSMMKNPLADPYTTGISSGASFGATLAIVMGFSIADLGGTAGMVVTAFVFALIPAAVIILVSSLKNTSAATMILAGIAVMYLFNACTTIVQLRASDASLSAVFQWSIGDLSGATWESFYVITAFTIVGTIILMAVSKKLNILITGDKNATALGLNAHKLRILLLIVISLMAASVVCFTGIIGFVGLVAPHIVRIFIGSDNRYLIPASAAFGAVLLMIADLISRMIIAPTFLPVGVITAFIGCPLFLYLLIKQRKSMW; encoded by the coding sequence ATGAATCCAGAAGAAACATCCTCCGATATGGAAACCGAGTACCACAGGTACGTCTACCGCAAGATCGTCTTCATCCTGGGATGCGTACTGGCGATGTTTCTTGTGTTGGGCTATGCAGCAACGATCGGATCCTCCGGAATCTCGACATTGGATGTCTACAGGGACATCTGGTACCATTTCGTCGACCCCAGCAAATTGGACACGACCATCGATTGGATAGTCTTCACCAACCGCCTGCCCCGCATAGCTACAGGACTGGTGGCTGGAATATCACTGGGAGTGGCCGGCGCGGCAATGCAGAGTATGATGAAGAATCCGTTGGCTGACCCATACACCACGGGAATATCCTCAGGAGCTTCGTTCGGTGCTACACTGGCCATCGTCATGGGGTTCAGCATCGCAGACCTGGGAGGTACGGCAGGGATGGTTGTCACAGCCTTCGTCTTCGCCCTCATTCCTGCGGCCGTCATAATCCTGGTGTCCTCTCTGAAGAACACGTCCGCAGCGACCATGATCCTTGCGGGAATCGCCGTGATGTATCTGTTCAATGCCTGCACGACGATAGTACAACTGAGAGCCTCGGATGCAAGCCTGTCCGCGGTATTCCAATGGTCCATCGGTGATCTGAGTGGAGCCACCTGGGAATCGTTCTACGTCATCACCGCATTCACGATCGTGGGCACGATAATACTGATGGCGGTGTCGAAGAAGCTGAACATACTGATCACAGGAGACAAGAACGCCACGGCACTGGGCCTGAACGCTCACAAACTGAGGATACTCCTGCTGATCGTCATCTCCCTGATGGCAGCATCTGTCGTGTGCTTCACCGGAATCATCGGATTCGTCGGATTGGTCGCCCCCCACATCGTCAGGATATTCATCGGATCCGACAACAGATACCTAATACCTGCATCCGCAGCATTCGGAGCAGTGCTGCTGATGATAGCCGATCTGATTTCCAGGATGATCATCGCACCCACGTTCCTGCCTGTAGGGGTGATAACGGCATTCATCGGATGTCCGCTGTTCCTGTATCTGCTAATCAAGCAAAGAAAATCCATGTGGTGA
- a CDS encoding imidazoleglycerol-phosphate dehydratase, with protein MTARTSSIERSTRETRISVDLDIDGTGKFDVTCEIQFLKHMTETLARYAGFDLVLSAEGDNDHHIIEDTAITLGKAIRQAMGDEPIERMATAVIPMDDALVMASLDLVDRPYADIDCPDPLYTHFMRSLAMSAGMTLHIVVIRGFDEHHIVEAGFKATGKALAEALRRRSTELSTKDREIIA; from the coding sequence ATGACCGCCAGGACGTCCTCAATAGAGCGCAGCACAAGGGAGACCAGAATCTCCGTGGACCTCGACATAGACGGCACGGGCAAGTTCGACGTGACCTGCGAGATCCAGTTCCTGAAGCACATGACCGAGACGCTCGCCAGGTACGCCGGCTTCGACCTCGTCCTGAGCGCCGAGGGCGACAACGACCACCACATCATCGAGGACACGGCGATCACCCTGGGGAAGGCCATCAGGCAGGCCATGGGCGACGAGCCCATCGAGAGGATGGCCACCGCCGTCATCCCCATGGACGACGCCCTCGTGATGGCGTCGCTCGACCTGGTCGACCGCCCCTACGCGGACATCGACTGCCCCGACCCGCTGTACACCCACTTCATGAGGAGCCTGGCGATGTCGGCGGGCATGACACTCCACATCGTGGTCATCAGGGGGTTCGACGAGCACCACATCGTCGAGGCCGGGTTCAAGGCCACGGGCAAGGCCCTGGCCGAGGCCCTGAGGCGCCGCAGCACCGAGCTGAGCACGAAGGACCGCGAGATCATAGCGTGA
- a CDS encoding ABC transporter substrate-binding protein — MIIIAGVSVYLAFGGGSSNNDPNYGLSDNIDGRLTIFGNANNDDYIDQRDVEAVESIISGEVEPVYFDCKLSYGGATVQRTLADANCDGVVDETDLDIIQRMVDREVGMQIHFYDVDGVASSCTYPLDTMAIGYKSNYEAVLILGAEDKCLYACNQVSDNGAYSKWYTAFSDAQGIGSRFDPDYEVFVKEGNEKPNCVITGTRAWFDADMETTLAPLGIDVVRLPFWEDNVTVSGIITLGYLLGCEDAAYDYAETADSVLETIEDTLSNVPLADRPLVYASYNGTKISTMHNGVHEFVTAAGGKTVLDIGGYQAGTNIDGEGIISMNPDFIVFSVYYGFLEEYDSLETTKDYVYDMLTNSDGMYFSLIEQTNAYKEGNVYIFDQGMFMGPASYIPIAYMANLLYPDLFDFDVDALFTEYLEKYHPEFSIEDFEGLSYYSLNEVLNYYN; from the coding sequence GTGATTATTATCGCAGGAGTCAGCGTGTACCTGGCATTCGGCGGCGGATCATCCAACAACGATCCCAACTACGGCCTTAGCGACAATATCGATGGCCGTCTCACAATATTCGGAAACGCAAACAACGATGACTACATCGATCAGAGGGATGTGGAGGCTGTTGAATCCATAATTTCCGGTGAAGTCGAACCCGTCTACTTCGACTGCAAGCTTTCCTATGGCGGAGCGACCGTTCAGAGAACTCTCGCAGACGCCAACTGTGACGGGGTTGTTGATGAAACCGACCTTGACATCATCCAGCGCATGGTTGACAGGGAAGTGGGGATGCAGATCCACTTCTACGATGTCGACGGAGTTGCCAGTTCATGCACATACCCTCTCGACACGATGGCGATCGGATACAAGAGCAACTACGAGGCCGTTCTCATCCTCGGGGCAGAAGACAAGTGCCTCTACGCCTGCAACCAGGTCTCAGACAACGGAGCCTACAGCAAATGGTACACCGCATTCAGCGATGCCCAGGGAATCGGAAGCAGGTTCGATCCCGACTACGAAGTGTTTGTAAAGGAAGGAAACGAGAAACCCAACTGTGTCATCACTGGCACCAGGGCATGGTTCGATGCCGATATGGAGACCACCCTTGCGCCCCTCGGTATCGATGTTGTTCGCCTCCCGTTCTGGGAGGACAACGTAACAGTCTCGGGCATCATCACCCTCGGATATCTCCTCGGCTGCGAGGATGCCGCATACGATTACGCAGAGACTGCAGACAGCGTTCTTGAGACGATAGAGGACACCCTGTCGAACGTCCCCCTTGCGGACAGACCCCTGGTCTACGCCTCATACAATGGGACCAAGATCTCCACGATGCACAACGGCGTTCATGAGTTCGTCACCGCTGCTGGAGGAAAAACGGTCCTCGACATCGGAGGATATCAGGCCGGAACGAACATCGACGGAGAGGGAATCATCAGCATGAATCCCGACTTCATCGTATTCAGCGTCTACTACGGATTCCTGGAGGAGTATGACAGTCTCGAGACCACCAAGGACTACGTCTACGACATGCTCACGAACTCCGACGGAATGTACTTCAGTCTGATCGAACAGACCAACGCGTACAAGGAAGGCAACGTATACATCTTCGATCAGGGAATGTTCATGGGTCCTGCCAGCTACATTCCGATAGCCTACATGGCCAATCTGCTGTATCCGGACCTGTTCGATTTCGATGTCGACGCCCTTTTCACCGAGTATCTTGAGAAGTACCACCCCGAGTTCTCCATCGAGGACTTCGAGGGACTCAGCTACTACAGCTTGAATGAGGTGCTGAACTACTACAACTGA
- a CDS encoding ATP-binding cassette domain-containing protein, which yields MDIQLKGVEFGYDSDVMVLKGIDFEFNKPEFICIMGPNGVGKSTLIHCMNKILKPTGGTVLIDGKDITGIKLKELARNMGYVPNATEDAFPLTVVDTVMVGLQNDYKFGTTSDDLQKVHDALKLMGIEHLAMRNFDELSAGQHQKVMLARGLVREPSVVLLDEPTSNLDIRHQIEVTKVLSRLPRDKGMTVIMISHDINITAKFADRIIMLHDGEIYAVGTPSEVLTKENLHIVYGVDADIIEKDGRPHVILNDAYPE from the coding sequence ATGGACATTCAACTGAAAGGAGTGGAGTTCGGATACGACTCGGATGTCATGGTGCTGAAAGGCATAGACTTCGAGTTCAACAAACCGGAGTTCATCTGCATCATGGGACCGAATGGGGTAGGGAAATCAACATTGATCCACTGTATGAACAAGATCCTGAAACCCACCGGAGGGACGGTCCTCATCGATGGGAAGGACATCACTGGAATCAAGCTGAAAGAATTGGCCCGCAACATGGGGTATGTCCCCAACGCCACTGAGGACGCCTTCCCTCTGACTGTGGTGGATACAGTCATGGTCGGCCTCCAGAACGACTACAAGTTCGGAACCACTTCTGATGACCTGCAGAAGGTACACGATGCACTGAAACTCATGGGCATTGAGCATCTGGCGATGCGTAACTTCGACGAGCTGTCCGCAGGGCAGCATCAGAAGGTCATGCTAGCCCGCGGACTGGTTAGAGAACCTTCCGTAGTCCTCCTGGATGAACCGACCTCAAATCTTGACATCAGACATCAGATAGAGGTGACGAAGGTTCTCAGCCGCCTGCCTCGTGACAAGGGCATGACGGTGATCATGATTAGTCACGACATCAACATCACCGCCAAGTTCGCGGATAGGATCATCATGCTCCATGATGGGGAGATCTATGCTGTGGGAACACCTTCGGAGGTTCTGACGAAGGAGAACCTGCATATCGTCTACGGAGTTGATGCGGACATAATAGAGAAAGACGGACGCCCGCATGTGATACTGAACGATGCCTATCCGGAATGA